Genomic DNA from Vanrija pseudolonga chromosome 3, complete sequence:
TCCTCCTCTGGTGGCCctcctcgaacgcgtcggtCCACTCGGGGCGGAACTTGGGCAGCTTGCGCCCGACGCcaggcgcgccgtcgccggcgagcttgcgcacCGTCTCAAAGTACTCCTCAAAGTCGGGGACGACGGCCATGAagcgcgtgccgtcgccgtgcgtTGCAATCCGGGCCACCTCCCacgcgcgctgctcctcgacgggcGGGAGCGTACCCCTCCCAGCTAGCAGACGCGCGGCATACACCGCCTGCCACTCGTAGATCTTGAACGTGAGCCCCGCAccgaccttgccgacgaACAGCAGCGTCGGGTCGCGCTGCCACACTACGTGCTGGTACAGCTCGATCACGCGGTTGTTGCGCACCGTCACCTGCGGCAGGAacggctggctgctgctgtacCCCGTGCCGAAGATGATGtggtcgacattgtcgatATGCGTCCCGTCCACCAGGTGCGCGGTGCGTCCGCTGATATGGCTGATGGTCGGGTGGTTGTGGATCTTTGGGTGTTCGACCGCTATGCTGCCAAAGTAGCGGTTATAGTTGCGCCCGACGTTGATGGAGTGCACCTCTCCCGCGGTTTGCgtgaggtcgacggcgatgtCGGCTGCTGATACGGacgcaccgacgacgaccacgcgcTGAAGTCAGCTACGGCCCTCCCATCCTCAACACCCACCTTTCCCCTGTACCCCTCCCGCCCACGATAGTGCTTGCTGTGAATGACGCTGCGCGGCTGGTCCTGTTCCAACTCCTCCAAGCCGTCAATCTTGGGGATCCACGGGACCCAGAAGtggccagcagcgacgacgacggcgtcgaaCCACTCGGCCCACCAGTAGTCGCCATCACCCTCCGGCCTCCGCAGTGTGATCTTCCACTGGTCGCCAATCTTCTCCACGCGCTCCACGGTGGTGTTGTACGACACGAGGTCAGCGTACCCCTTCCGGTCGAACAGGCTGACAACATAGCCGCGCACCACGCGCCACGGGCGGAACGGcgtgtcctcgccgtgcATGCGGGCGGACCACGCGCTGTACTCGGTCGGGAACGGCTCCTGCGTAAACTCCATCGTGAGCCCGTGCACGTTCGTCTCGAGGTACGGGTAGATGGACGACTCGGAGTGGGCTGCCGGGCCGGCcggtggtgcgcgcgccgggaGCTCGGAGGGCACGGCTCGCGGCGGGtcggccgtgcgcgccgccaggcTGTCAAAGTCTGACAGGGGCGTCGGTtccccgtcctcgtcgatcCTGGAATGTC
This window encodes:
- the fmo1_0 gene encoding Thiol-specific monooxygenase, producing MADMPVKRVAVIGAGPAGAITVDALAQEQAFDVIRVFERREAPGGIDEDGEPTPLSDFDSLAARTADPPRAVPSELPARAPPAGPAAHSESSIYPYLETNVHGLTMEFTQEPFPTEYSAWSARMHGEDTPFRPWRVVRGYVVSLFDRKGYADLVSYNTTVERVEKIGDQWKITLRRPEGDGDYWWAEWFDAVVVAAGHFWVPWIPKIDGLEELEQDQPRSVIHSKHYRGREGYRGKRVVVVGASVSAADIAVDLTQTAGEVHSINVGRNYNRYFGSIAVEHPKIHNHPTISHISGRTAHLVDGTHIDNVDHIIFGTGYSSSQPFLPQVTVRNNRVIELYQHVVWQRDPTLLFVGKVGAGLTFKIYEWQAVYAARLLAGRGTLPPVEEQRAWEVARIATHGDGTRFMAVVPDFEEYFETVRKLAGDGAPGVGRKLPKFRPEWTDAFEEGHQRRKAMWARVNAEARAEASAASRGKAKAESKADSAPSEGKRTL